One genomic segment of Candidatus Dadabacteria bacterium includes these proteins:
- a CDS encoding NADH-quinone oxidoreductase subunit J, producing the protein MSHTVLFYIFSTLAVLGAIMVVSHKNPVSSAVSLVLTLFSTAVLFVLLHAHFIAAIQILIYAGAIMVLFLFTVMFLNIRDSELRFDSMNIPKRMTFLFLFIVVVGFFASKLFSSSPVAFPKLGDPENFGTVADVGRSLFSDYLLAFELTSVLVVVAMVGVLVIAKGRES; encoded by the coding sequence TTGTCTCATACTGTCCTTTTTTATATTTTTTCCACGCTTGCCGTCCTCGGGGCCATTATGGTCGTGAGCCATAAAAACCCCGTTTCAAGCGCTGTTTCGCTCGTTCTTACCCTTTTCTCAACCGCCGTGCTTTTCGTTCTTCTCCACGCCCATTTCATCGCGGCGATACAGATACTGATATACGCGGGGGCTATAATGGTCCTCTTTCTCTTTACCGTCATGTTCCTCAACATACGGGACAGCGAGCTCAGGTTTGACAGTATGAACATACCGAAGAGGATGACGTTTCTTTTCCTCTTTATCGTTGTTGTCGGATTTTTTGCCTCAAAGCTTTTCTCGTCTTCTCCGGTTGCTTTTCCGAAGCTTGGGGACCCTGAGAATTTCGGTACCGTGGCCGATGTGGGAAGATCTCTTTTTAGTGACTATCTGCTCGCCTTTGAGCTTACCTCGGTTCTTGTGGTCGTAGCCATGGTGGGCGTTCTGGTCATAGCCAAGGGTAGGGAATCGTAA